The Toxoplasma gondii ME49 chromosome XII, whole genome shotgun sequence genome includes a region encoding these proteins:
- a CDS encoding hypothetical protein (encoded by transcript TGME49_276980~Predicted trans-membrane domain (TMHMM2.0):377-395), giving the protein MRPFWCCVKTCFVHKMGAPDPRAGSCRPALRATVFPEQCTGGATSVLSRSGLPSFPLRASSRPSTRSQILRSSAPFSTSSLCMLLLLLGFSVLRDACLCAATGGELTATQEVDSFFDEGKATLFPLSPIASSWFTTVDEEVSSDDIDGGFARAMHARTGLGRLETEPKKRVARGASVESNNGKKTAVGVEAAARLWETAKASNMLFAPSASELASPANTIEYSEGIESAGAEGTDESAARRGQDVPLITPAARGIGKQISPAVAGLTGVAVEAQADVQTPLVDLNATLHRSQRIHANVAEMNAGAETAATAELLHKGSQTEGADLNPHLARQLRKSLLQQRRQARKFKEMSVESTLRVRLSNRRSAMPTTRLFRALEWGSQFLVVFAALLLYIVYTKVMARRRSDALFAEQIEKFQERGRDLAKVDHE; this is encoded by the coding sequence ATGCGTCCTTTCTGGTGCTGTGTGAAAACGTGTTTCGTCCACAAAATGGGTGCGCCGGATCCGCGTGCTGGGTCGTGCCGACCCGCCCTAAGAGCCACTGTTTTTCCCGAGCAGTGCACTGGAGGTGCGacctctgttctttctcgtaGCGGTTTGCCAAGCTTTCCCCTCCGTGCGTCCTCGCGACCCTCGACTCGGAGCCAAATACTCCGTTCGTCTGCTCCGTTCTCGACCTCTTCCCTTTGCATGCTCCTGCTGCTTCTAGGATTTTCGGTTCTGCGggacgcctgtctctgcgccgcGACCGGCGGCGAGCTCACTGCCACGCAGGAGGTCGACTCATTCTTTGACGAAGGAAAAGCCACGTTGTTTCCACTCAGCCCCATTGCGTCCTCTTGGTTCACCACGGTTGACGAGGAGGTGAGTTCAGACGATATCGACGGCGGGTTCGCGCGCGCCATGCATGCGAGAACCGGCCTTGGTCGCTTGGAAACGGAGCCAAAGAAACGAGTGGCTCGAGGCGCAAGCGTGGAAAGCAACAACGGGAAAAAGACGGCGGTGGGTGTCGAAGCCGCCGCGCGGCTGTGGGAAACGGCCAAGGCGTCCAACATGCTCTTTGCCCCTTCCGCAAGCGAGCTCGCGTCGCCCGCGAACACGATTGAGTACAGCGAGGGGATTGAAAGCGCAGGTGCGGAAGGAACGGACGAGAGCGCCGCCAGAAGAGGTCAAGACGTGCCGCTTATTACCCCGGCAGCGAGAGGGATCGGCAAACAAATTTCGCCGGCTGTCGCGGGTCTCACGGGAGTCGCAGTTGAGGCGCAAGCAGATGTGCAGACTCCGCTAGTGGACCTGAATGCCACACTCCACCGAAGCCAACGAATTCATGCGAACGTCGCTGAAATGAATGCGGGTGCCGAAACTGCGGCGACAGCGGAGTTACTGCACAAAGGAAGCCAGACCGAAGGTGCAGACCTGAATCCGCACCTCGCGCGCCAGCTCCGGAAGAGTCTGTtgcagcagagacggcaggcgcgcaaattcAAGGAAATGTCAGTGGAGTCGACGCTGAGGGTGCGTCTGTCGAACCGTCGCTCGGCAATGCCCACCACGAGATTGTTCAGAGCCTTGGAGTGGGGTTCGCAGTTCCTGGTCGTCTTTGCAGCCCTTCTGCTATACATCGTATACACAAAAGTGATGGCACGCAGACGGTCTGACGCCCTTTTTGCCGAGCAGATAGAGAAGTTTCAGGAGCGTGGACGAGATCTGGCGAAAGTCGATCACGAATAA
- a CDS encoding cytochrome b5 family heme/steroid binding domain-containing protein (encoded by transcript TGME49_276990), with translation MVLTMMKQWVEKLDFWTIAGIVLGSLATYKMVKASLRCHSFWGNPANDGTRQAASSADSAYKAPPKPNPCPRDFTLDELRAFNGNQKPPVAKATEERVAEESSGVRTPEAMDAASASAVAAAAVGASPPIYIALKGRVYDVTSHRDGRRFYGADGPYGIFAGSDVTMNLAKMVFSEGEKNTVPSKWQTLSPDENETIDDWEERFKAKYDHVGFVVFGVPAEDALLREMYSEERKEAGLAV, from the exons ATGGTGCTGACGATGATGAAGCAGTGGGTAGAGAAACTGGACTTTTGGACTATCGCGGGCATAGTCCTCGGATCTCTAGCGACTTACAAAATGGTGAAAGCGTCGCTCAGGTGTCACTCGTTCTGGGGAAACCCTGCAAATGATGGAACCAGACAGGCGGCAAGCAGTGCTGACAGTGCTTACAAGGCTCCTCCGAAACC AAATCCTTGCCCGCGAGACTTCACTTTGGACGAGTTACGCGCCTTCAATGGAAACCAGAAACCGCCAGTCGCGAAGGCCACTGAAGAGCGTGTGGCGGAGGAATCttccggtgtacgtacaccagaAGCGATGGACGCAGCGTCTGCGTCCGCAGTTGCAGCGGCTGCGGTTGGGGCTTCGCCTCCCATTTATATCGCACTCAAAGGGCGCGTGTACGACGTGACTTCTCACCGAGACGGTCGACGGTTTTATGGAGCAGATG GACCCTACGGGATTTTTGCTGGCAGCGACGTGACGATGAATCTTGCAAAAATGGTTTTTtctgaaggcgagaaaaacacg GTACCATCAAAGTGGCAAACTCTCTCCCCTGATGAAAATGAGACCATTGACGACTGGGAGGAGCGGTTCAAAGCCAAATACGACCATGTTGGATTTGTTGTGTTTGGAGTCCCGGCAGAGGATGCGCTGCTCAGGGAAATGtacagcgaagagaggaaggaagcagggCTTGCAGTATAA
- a CDS encoding transport protein Sec24, putative (encoded by transcript TGME49_277000), which translates to MYTQPNLPGGTPSYPAGASQASRDAAPTQQPFYGYTSQPSPSDMRQGYANPPAQSYSNGMPAYPSDSASVPSYPAPPLASGNPQPAAGVYASQRSAGGIPSSPFHAATPANPGAAPPPRTAYYPSGVQSSGYAGYGAAASGVSHSAALPADSGAYASTGSAAQQVLQEIQQFNSPRYFTRASVARVPHSSSLQQKLHLPIGLFIRPLAPIRPGSPTVPSVNFGNCGVVVRCKRCRTYINPFVHWEAHGRRWSCNLCGYVNDTPQFYMRGLDEKGKREDRFERAELSMGSVEFVAPADYMIRPPQPPAYLFLIDVSATAVASGLVESACAGIRAALTSGKLPGCTDSGAGRGDSRTMVGIVTYDSAVHFYALGSASGGGKRRPQVLVMPEIDDVFLPLSDDLFVNFAENRDAVLEALDTIPSLWRSNGCIDNCMGSAVKAALLVMKHVGGKILLFASFPPTVGALVTKRSGGLAGADGAGTDGGSRQQPDREVELLKPASEAYQQFAQQLTQSQVSVDLFIAPSSCASPAAGNVPPTGTYAGGKPGSGAPGLVTAPYCDLATILPLAELTGGEVRYYSAFSRLQHSQQLENDIVHIITRTTGWEAVMRIRVSRGWKISARHGRFFLRGTDLFVLPTVNADSTFSILMELDEQAGAGGPGNALVTPPSGGDNVVAVQAALLYTNSDGERRIRVHTFCMPVSQNIQDIVSSMDPEVVTCLLIQQAIDQSLRSKIADGRAFLQTSCSQLLSVLHSVGSSTQLAASYALPSLPHYGAVAAASAGNPAGGALLEAGRLVALFILGVLKSNAFRPVKEVSTDKRVFSWSRLLALPVDRICAYVHPRMLPLHNLSNFGGPSDRVLDGQEEVILPPALRLTAEEMTQDGAYLLENGEEMLLWIGRSISPQWLASVFGAHSLDCVHPDVAAASIGDSQDPVGLRVRAVVQSVQGEHLCNAMRLLVIRQGDPSEQKFFAQLMEDRVPSLLLTFAEFLQKVDMRSQLQAPAPPMIPAAGGAAPPLQQPRMY; encoded by the exons ATGTACACGCAGCCGAACTTGCCGGGCGGGACTCCGAGTTACCCCGCCGGCGCATCGCAGGCTTCGCGGGACGCTGCGCCGACCCAGCAGCCGTTCTACGGCTACACCTCTCAACCGTCGCCTTCGGATATGCGCCAGGGGTACGCAAACCCTCCTGCGCAGAGCTACAGCAACGGGATGCCTGCGTATCCGTCAGATTCCGCAAGTGTGCCGTCGTACCCTGCGCCACCGCTTGCGTCTGGGAACCCGCAGCCAGCTGCCGGCGTGTACGCGAGCCAGAGGAGCGCGGGTGGcattccttcctcgccgttcCACGCGGCCACTCCCGCGAATCCTGGCGCCGCGCCGCCGCCACGGACCGCTTACTACCCCAGTGGAGTGCAGAGCAGCGGTTATGCAGGGTACGGGGCAGCAGCCTCGGGGGTGAGTCACTCGGCTGCGCTTCCGGCAGACTCCGGCGCCTACGCGTCGACGGGGTCTGCGGCGCAGCAGGTCCTGCAGGAGATCCAGCAGTTCAACTCGCCGCGTTACTTTACGCGCGCGTCCGTCGCTCGGGTGCCGCACAGCAGCAGCTTGCAGCAGAAGCTGCACTTGCCAATCGGCTTGTTCATTCGGCCGCTGGCGCCGATTCGGCCTGGGTCGCCGACCGTCCCGAGCGTGAACTTTGGGAACTGCGGTGTCGTCGTGCGCTGCAAGCGGTGCCGGACGTACATCAATCCGTTCGTCCACTGGGAGGCTCACGGCCGACGCTGGTCCTGCAACTTGTGTGGGTACGTGAACGACACTCCGCAGTTCTACATGCGCGGCTTGGACGAGAAGGGGAAGCGCGAGGATCGCTTCGAAAGAGCGGAGCTGAGCATGGGCTCTGTCGAGTTCGTCGCTCCCGCCGACTACATGATTCGGCCGCCGCAGCCTCCCGCCTACCTCTTCCTCATCGACGTGAGCGCGACAGCCGTCGCCTCTGGCTTGGTTGAGTCTGCGTGCGCGGGCATTCGCGCCGCACTCACCTCCGGCAAACTCCCCGGGTGTACAGACTCCGGCGCCGGCCGCGGAGATAGCCGGACGATGGTCGGAATCGTCACCTACGACTCAGCCGTCCACTTCTATGCGCTGGGGTCTGCATCTGGAGGCGGCAAACGAAGGCCTCAAGTCCTCGTCATGCCCGAGATCGACGACGTGTTCCTCCCCCTCAGCGACGACCTTTTTGTGAACTTCGCGGAAAACCGTGACGCCGTCCTCGAAGCTCTCGACACCATCCCCAGCTTGTGGAGATCGAACGGCTGCATTGACAACTGCATG gGAAGCGCAGTGAAGGCTGCCCTGCTTGTCATGAAGCATGTGGGCGGAAAAATCCTGCTGTTTGCCTCCTTCCCGCCGACGGTCGGCGCGCTGGTGACCAAGCGCAGCGGCGGCTTGGCTGGCGCAGACGGCGCCGGCACTGACGGCGGCAGCCGGCAGCAACCTGACCGCGAAGTCGAGCTCTTGAAGCCTGCGAGCGAAGCGTACCAG CAATTTGCGCAGCAACTCACGCAGTCGCAGGTCTCTGTAGACCTCTTCATCGCGCCTTCGTCGTGTGCGTCGCCAGCGGCGGGGAACGTCCCTCCTACCGGAACTTATGCGGGAGGGAAGCCGGGATCTGGAGCCCCCGGGCTGGTGACAGCTCCGTACTGTGATCTGGCGACGATTCTGCCGCTTGCGGAGTTGACTGGCGGAGAAGTTCGCTACTACTCGGCTTTCAGTCGGCTGCAGCACAGCCAGCAACTGGAGAACGACATCGTGCACATCATCACGCGCACGACAGG GTGGGAGGCAGTCATGCGAATTCGCGTTTCGCGGGGCTGGAAGATTTCTGCGCGTCACGggcgcttcttcctgcgcGGAACAGACCTCTTTGTGCTGCCGACCGTGAATGCGGATTCCACGTTCTCGATTTTGATGGAGTTGGACGAGCAGGCGGGGGCAGGCGGTCCTGGAAACGCGCTCGTGACTCCCCCGTCCGGAGGAGACAACGTCGTCGCCGTGCAGGCTGCTCTGCTTTACACCAACAGCGACGGCGAGCGACGCATTCGGGTGCACACGTTCTGCATGCCTGTCTCGCAAAATATTCAA gaCATCGTCAGCTCCATGGATCCGGAGGTCGTTACCTGTCTTCTTATCCAGCAGGCAATTGACCAG TCTCTGCGTTCAAAGATTGCGGACGGTCGAGCCTTTTTGCAGACGAGCTGCTCTCAGCTGCTTTCGGTCCTGCACTCTGTCGGCAGCTCGACCCAACTCGCGGCAAGTTACGCGCTACCTTCCCTGCCCCACTACGGCGCCGTGGCTGCAGCCAGTGCAGGGAACCCAGCAGGCGGAGCACTCCTGGAGGCAGGCAGACTCGTTGCTCTCTTCATTCTCGGAGTCCTCAAAAGCAATGCGTTCAGGCCTGTCAAAGAAG ttTCCACGGACaagcgcgtcttctcctggAGTCGGCTGCTCGCCCTTCCTGTGGACCGCATTTGCGCGTACGTACACCCGCGCATGCTGCCGCTTCATAATCTGTCGAACTTCGGAGGACCCAGCGACCGCGTTCTCGATGGACAGGAGGAAGTGATTCTGCCTCCGGCGCTTCGCCTGACTGCTGAGGAAATGACTCAAGACGGCGCCTACCTCTTGGAAAACGGCGAGGAAATGCTCCTCTGGATCGGCCG AAGCATCTCGCCGCAGTGGCTGGCGAGTGTGTTCGGCGCGCATTCGCTGGACTGCGTGCACCCCGATGTGGCGGCGGCTTCCATTGGAGACAGCCAAGATCCCGTCGGCCTGCGAGTCCGCGCCGTCGTCCAGAGTGTGCAGGGCGAGCACCTGTGCAACGCCATGCGTCTGCTCGTCATTCGACAGGGAGACCCGTCTGAGCAAAA ATTCTTTGCGCAACTCATGGAAGACCGggtgccttctctcctcctcactTTCGCCGAGTTCCTGCAAAAAGTGGACATGCGCTCGCAGCTACAGGCGCCTGCTCCACCGATGATCCCGGCGGCGGGCGGGGCGGCCCCGCCtctgcagcagccgcgcATGTACTAA